The following are from one region of the Nicotiana tabacum cultivar K326 chromosome 3, ASM71507v2, whole genome shotgun sequence genome:
- the LOC107762189 gene encoding COBRA-like protein 10 — MKMVSKTTIFYIILFSVTIKAQDYDGNSPPAPPPAENECNGIFLSYVFISRTKELPHLKNASAQAWAFKAMATVLNAGIYELKNWKIFIGFQNRELLVSASNAVLVNGDDFPAPVGNGTYLAGYPQTDLKTSIDTAGDYTQIQAEIELTGTQFGIRPPGYPMPKTIKLVNDGYKCPAAIRKSTTLHVCCVKDPKFKAKNFTTKYFPRQNGDLLISYDVMQAYPNNYQAQVTIQNNNPLGRLDQWNLTWEWMRGEFIYSMRGAYTRKKDYSDCVYGAAGQYYQDFDFSKVLNCEKKPTIADLPPDRAQDKDVGMLPFCCRNGSIMPSVMNETNSKSVFQLQVYKLPPDLNLTALYPPEKWKINGVLNPDYKCGQALRVDETQFSDPSGLQATVTAIASWQVVCNITKPKERANRCCVSYTAYYNDSVIPCGTCACGCDSSVKCNQKAPALLLPPETLLVPFANRTEKSVYWAKLKNYHVPRPLPCGDNCGVSINWHVDSNYKTGWTARITIFNWEEINFVDWFVGVQFKKTGSGFAQAYSFNGTLLRNMNDTVFLTGLPGLNYLIAETDGQKPGDPRVPGKQQSVLKFEKKRLGVIDIVNGDGFPTKLLFNGEECALPTHLLTADGRKRRVNSWLIAIITLLTFLLILKDLQ, encoded by the exons ATGAAGATGGTCTCAAAAACCACAATCTTTTACATAATCTTGTTTTCTGTCACTATTAAGGCACAAGATTATGATGGTAATTCACCACCTGCACCTCCCCCTGCAGAAAATGAATGCAATGGAATTTTCTTATCCTATGTATTCATCTCTAGAACCAAAGAGCTTCCCCACTTAAAGAATGCAAGTGCACAAGCCTGGGCCTTTAAAGCTATGGCAACAGTACTTAATGCTGGTATATATGAGCTCAAGAACTGGAAAATCTTCATCGGGTTTCAAAATCGCGAACTTTTAGTCTCAGCTAGTAATGCTGTGTTAGTAAATGGTGATGATTTCCCAGCTCCTGTTGGTAATGGAACTTACTTAGCTGGCTATCCTCAGACAGATTTGAAAACGTCGATTGATACTGCTGGTGATTATACACAAATTCAAGCCGAGATTGAGTTAACAGGTACTCAGTTTGGAATCAGGCCACCGGGTTATCCCATGCCTAAAACTATTAAGCTTGTCAATGATGGATACAAATGTCCAGCAGCAATTCGAAAAT CAACGACACTGCACGTTTGCTGTGTGAAAGATCCAAAATTTAAGGCGAAGAATTTCACAACCAAGTATTTCCCACGCCAAAATGGTGATCTTTTGATCTCTTATGATGTTATGCAAGCCTATCCGAATAACTATCAAGCGCAAGTGACTATACAAAATAATAATCCTTTGGGACGCCTTGATCAGTGGAACTTAACTTGGGAATGGATGCGAGGAGAATTCATCTACTCAATGAGGGGTGCATATACTCGCAAAAAGGACTACTCGGATTGTGTCTATGGTGCTGCAGGACAGTACTATCaagattttgatttttctaaAGTACTGAACTGTGAAAAGAAGCCAACTATAGCTGATTTGCCTCCGGATAGAGCTCAAGATAAAGATGTTGGGATGTTACCATTCTGCTGCAGAAATGGTAGCATCATGCCAAGTGTAATGAATGAAACCAATTCAAAGTCTGTTTTTCAGTTACAGGTATATAAGCTTCCACCAGATTTGAATCTAACAGCTCTTTACCCTCCTGAGAAATGGAAAATCAACGGTGTTCTTAATCCGGATTATAAATGTGGACAAGCCTTAAGAGTAGACGAGACACAATTCTCGGATCCAAGTGGACTTCAAGCTACTGTCACAGCTATTGCAAGTTGGCAAGTAGTCTGCAATATTACCAAGCCAAAGGAAAGAGCCAACCGGTGCTGTGTTTCGTACACTGCCTATTACAATGACTCTGTTATACCCTGCGGCACTTGTGCATGTGGCTGTgatagttctgttaaatgcaatCAAAAAGCACCAGCACTTCTTCTTCCCCCAGAAACACTGCTGGTTCCATTCGCAAACAGAACAGAGAAATCCGTGTATTGGGCTAAACTAAAGAACTATCATGTTCCTAGGCCTTTACCTTGTGGTGACAACTGCGGAGTTAGCATAAATTGGCATGTTGATTCAAACTATAAAACAGGATGGACTGCTCGGATTACTATATTCAATTGGGAAGAAATCAATTTCGTGGACTGGTTCGTTGGAGTCCAGTTCAAGAAAACTGGTTCTGGCTTTGCGCAAGCTTACTCTTTCAATGGAACTTTACTTCGAAATATGAATGACACAGTTTTCTTGACAGGATTACCTGGTTTAAATTACTTGATAGCAGAAACAGATGGACAAAAACCTGGAGACCCTAGAGTACCTGGAAAACAACAATCCGTCCTTAAATTTGAGAAGAAACGTTTAGGAGTTATTGATATAGTAAATGGGGATGGATTTCCAACTAAGTTGCTATTCAATGGGGAAGAATGTGCACTTCCCACTCATCTCTTGACAGCGGATGGAAGAAAACGGCGTGTAAATTCTTGGCTAATCGCCATCATAACGTTGTTAACCTTCTTGCTGATTCTAAAAGACCTGCAATGA
- the LOC107762188 gene encoding uncharacterized protein LOC107762188, which yields MVAFLVITCLLYLQCFNKDNDGQCSSKLRRINSFYIKRQRNWFFTFVWCFYLCSVSYLSRGLLLPWSFAHSSMGTKMKGIYKYISNIFVVKEREIEIGYPTDVKHVAHIGWDGQSGNAPSWMTEFKTGPDFAATSIGNSGSAHSPWASQDYTESMRQQPASELYRDVAPPKKQKRRKAKSTSSPRSGSSSSSRSSRVEKSKAKFVEGNAKPVNIEVA from the exons ATGGTTGCTTTTTTAGTTATAACATGTTTATTATACCTACAATGCTTCAACAAAGATAATGATGGCCAATGCAGCAGCAAGTTGAGAAGAATTAACAGCTTTTATATAAAAAG GCAAAGGAATTGGTTCTTCACATTTGTGTGGTGCTTCTATCTGTGTTCTGTTTCATATCTGAGCAGAGGGTTATTGTTGCCTTGGAGTTTTGCTCACTCTTCTATGGGAACCAAAATGAAGGGGATCTACAAATATATCTCTAATATTTTTG TTGTGAAGGAGAGGGAGATAGAGATAGGATATCCAACTGATGTAAAGCATGTGGCACATATTGGTTGGGATGGACAATCAGGCAATGCCCCCAGTTGG ATGACTGAATTCAAGACTGGGCCTGATTTTGCAGCAACTTCTATTGGTAATTCTGGTTCTGCACATTCTCCATGGGCATCTCAAG ATTACACAGAGTCAATGAGACAGCAACCAGCATCTGAGCTTTACAGGGACGTAGCACCTCCTAAGAAACAGAAGCGGAGGAAGGCCAAGTCAACATCCTCTCCCAGGTCAGGTTCATCATCCTCATCAAGGTCATCACGAGTGGAGAAATCCAAGGCTAAATTCGTCGAAGGCAATGCTAAACCAGTGAACATAGAAGTGGCTTAA